The Acidobacteriota bacterium genomic sequence CAGTGGGCGGAGCGCCATTTCGATCGCCTGGCGGGATCGGAGGAGGTCCGCAGCGGCATCGATCGGGACCGGCCGGTGGAGGAAATGCTGGAAGGTTGGGAGGAAGAACTGGCCGCCTTCGAGAAGGAACGGCGCGATTTTTTTCTGTATTGAACGGGGGGAAAGTTGACTGGCAGCGGAAAACGAGACAGGCAAGGAAAGCGAGTGAAACCGGCAGTGGTCCCGTCGACAACCGGGCCGCGCCAAGAGCCGTCGCAGTTGGTGCCCCTGATTGCCGAGAAGACTATCCGGGAGAAGGTGGAGGAGCTCGGCCGCCGCATCTCGGAAGACTACCGGGGCACGCATCTCCACCTGGTGAGCCTCCTGAAGGGCGCCTGGGTATTCACGGCCGACCTGGCGAGACAGCTCCGGTTGGAGACCTCGATTGATTTCATGGAAGTCTCCAGCTACGCTGCGGCCGCACGGTCCAGCGGGCGGATCAAGATCGTCCAGGACCTGCAAGCCAGTGTCCGGGGGCTGCACGTCCTGGTAGTGGAAGATATCTGCGACACCGGCTTGACGCTGAGTCGCATCTGCAGGGAAATTCGGGGGCGGGAACCCGAATCGCTTAAAGTGGTTTCCCTACTGAACAAACCCTCCGGTCGGGTGGAATCCGTCGGCCTGGACTATGTCGGGTTCGAGATTCCCGACAAATTCGTGGTGGGTTATGGTTTAGACTATCGGCAGAGATACCGGAACCTCCCCTCCATATCGGCTATTACGCCCCATGAAACGGACCTTCCTGACCGAAAAGGAACTTAGGAACATCGCTCCGGGGTCGCCCTGTTACGTGGTCAAGGGAACCTGTCTCACTCCCCTTGCACTGGAATTTGCCGCTCAGCGCGGCAATACCATTATCGAGTGCGACACTCCTGAAGAAATCCAGCGCCTCAAGGCTTTCGACAAGCGGCTGGCGCTGGGGGCCGCCGCGTCGCAGCGGGAACTGGGACAGAAAATCCGGAGCCTGCTCCAGGAGAACGGATATCTGGTCTGCGAGTGCGTTGCAAACAACTCTCAGGACGAACCTGGCAACGTCCTGGGGGTGGCCCAAATGGTTCAGAGCGGCCAGGTGTGCAGCGGCATCTGGCTGGATGAGGATGGAATCGGATCCACCATCCTGGCCAACAAGTGCCCCGGCATACGGGCGGTCCACTGCTGCGATCGACAGACCGCCAGGGTCAGCCGGGAGCGGCACGGGGCCAACCTGCTGGTGCTGGCGGATCCCGGTCTGAACGTCGACCTGGCCGCCATGGTGGTGACCACCTGGCTGAGCGCCGCCTCTACCAGGGCTCGGCACAGCCCGGAGATCTTGCTGCTGGAAGAAGTGGAAAGGAAATATCTCCGGGAGACGATCGTGGCCGTTCCCGGAGACTGCAGTTGCGCGCTATAGGGACAGCCCAACGTCGCGGAACAGGACTACTTGAAACAAAAAATCCCGGGCGCCAACCCGGGTTTACAGTAAGCCGCGAGTGCGGCGGCAGGTAGTCGTGGGCGTGACCCATGGGGGTGAAAGCCCGGGGTCAGGAGGCTTCTTTCTCGGTAGGTTTCTGCAGGTCCTTGTCTTCGTCTTTCTTCATGGCGCCGCGGAAATTCTTGATCCCCTCGCCGATGCCTTTACCGATTTCGGGAAGGCGCTTGGCGCCAAAGAGAAGGAAGACGATCACCAGAATGATGACCCACTCCGCAAGACCCATGGTTGGAATTCCAATCCCCAGCACCATAATGACCTCCCCATCTCTTGAGAACCGGCGTGGCCGGCGCCGTCATTAAAGGATCTTAGTGGATTTGCGGACGGATGGCAAACGGATAGTCCGCCCCGGAAAGGCCCGATCTGCCCCCGGCCCGTCCGATCGACTCAGTCGCCGGAACCCTGACAGTAACGATCGAAGGCCGTCGTCAGGGTGTCGGCGATCTCGGACGCATCGCGGTATTCGATCTGATGGCGGTGCAACATGAATACCGGCTGGCCTTGCCGGAACAGGGCAACCGAAGGAGAGGAAGGCGGGTATTCCTGAAGATATTCCCTCACCCGCGCCGTAGCTTCCAAGTCGCCTCCCGCGAATACGGTCGCGACCTTGGCCGGCACCACCGCATGCTTCAGCGCCAGGGCGATTCCGGGACGTGCCCGGCCGGCGGCACAGCCGCACATCGAGTTGATCACCATCATGACCGTGCCGTCTTCATTTCGGAGAAGCTCGTCCACCTCTTCGGGGGACCGAGTCTCATGCACCCCCAGCCGGGTGAGCTCTTCCCGCATGGGTCCGATGAATTCTTCCGGATATCTCACTGTCCTAGTCTCCCTTCGAGCCGCCCTCCAGCCAACCCGACTCTGCAACCGGTGCAGGCTGACGGCAATAGAATTGCAGGCGCCGGGATTCTAGCAAGGCCGGCGTGGAAAGTAAAACGCGGAGGCTGCATGAAGGGCTGCAAAAGAGTTATCCACGAAGAGACACGAAGGACCACTGAGAAAACCAAAAGAACATGGATGGACCGGATTAACGGGAGGAGCTTTTTGCAAAATTAGCAGCGGAACAGGTCATTTTGCCGGCAAACGTCATGTTCTGCCTCTTTCAATATGGGGTGGGACATGATGAAAACTGCTGTCTAACCACAAAAAGCACAAGAGTCACAAAACGATTTTCCTGATTTCGAGTCTTGACGATCCGAAGTTGATCAGCATGGCGTCGCGTTGACCGGATGCACACAGAGCAGGTCGAAGGCCGTCTGCCGGATCTGATCACACAAAGCCGGCATGCCTTGGTCGTTTCCAATTGTTCTGCTCTTTTTGTGCCTTTTGTGGCCATTCACAATCCCTGGGGAGCACTTCCAACCCCTCAGTGGCCCTTCGTAGACAACTCTTCTAACCCCGTGACGGATCTTCGTGGATCCCGTTCGTGGACAACTCCTTGTATGCTATTCTTTTGGAAACTCCACTGGATTCCCGCCTCCGCATGAAACGAAATCCCAAGGCCGCGGTTGTCGCTGAACCGGAAACCGAACAACGGGCCGGCTCAGAAAGGGCCGGGCTCTACCAGGTGATTCTGCTGGACGATGACGATCACAGCTACAACTACGTCATCGAGATGCTGCAGAGAATTTTCTATTTCTCGGTGCGGCAAGCTCTCCAGCACGCCCGGGAGGTAGACCTCACCGGACGGACGGTGTTGATCACCTGCGGGCGCCAGGAGGCGGAGTACTCCCGGGACCAGATCCAGGCCTGGGGTCCCGACCCGCTTATCCCGCGCTGCCGCGGGTCCATGTCGGCCCTGGTTGAGCCCGCAACCGGGGCATAGCCCCCAAAAAACAACGGCCGGCGGACAGGATGCCCGCCGGCCGGAACAGAAGAGCTTCAGATTTTATCGGATGGAGGCTTGCGCCTCGGGGACGGGTTCGATTGGGCGGCCGCGCCGGACCGTCCTATTCCTCCGCGACGATGCCGATGGCCGCGGCTGCCGATTCTTCCTCGACCTTGCGCTTGATCTCCATGGCCTGGTCGTAGTGATCGTCGGCAAGCTTCTGATAGGACACGTACTCCTCGTAGCGGTCGGGCCCGTGCCTCTTCACCAGGGGTTCCAGGGCATTGACGTCTTGCCCGGCCAGAATGAATTCGTTCTCCGAGGAAGGTTTCTGCTCGATGATCTCGTCAACGATGACCCTGGCCTTTTCCCGATTGAGCAGGTTGATGTAGAAGTGGGCATTGAAGTAATCGGGATCGTTGACCAGGCACTTCTCCAGATATTCCAGGCCCTCTTCCGACAGTTCCCACCGCTCCTGAGCAGGGCGGGGATTCAACTTGTCGTAGGCCATGGTCCAGTTGACGTTCCCGACGCTGTAAAAGGGATCGGCCCCTTCCGGCTCCAGCTCACAGTTCTTCAGGTAGTACTCCTTGGCCTTCTGGAATTCTCCCATGTTGAAGTAAATGCCGGCAATTCCCTTGACCGAGTAGAGGTTCTCCGGGTCCTTCTCCAGCACGTCCATATAGGCGCCGATGGCTTCTTCACCGACCCTGATGTTTTCCTCCGACTGGCCGTTGGGGATGTAGAGGGAAGCGTAGGAGGTGGCCAGGTAGATCTGAGCGTTCAGGAACTCCGGATCCAGCTCGATCGCCTGCTTGAAGCGCTCCACCGCCCTTTCGTACTCGCCTTCCCGGAAAGCCCGAACGCCCTTGTTGAGGCGGTCCCGGGCCTTCAGCTTGTCAATGACGCCACACCCAACCATCCCAAAGGCCAGAGGCAGCAAGACAAGCCCGGCCATCGCTCTCCTTCGACACTTCATCGGCTTCCTCCACAGACGGCAAATATCCTGTTTATCGCTTTCGGGAATGACAGCCAGGGGAGATCACTGACCGGACTGGATCTTCTCGGTGATCAATCCGATCTTGTCCACTCCCGCATTGTGGGCGATGTCGATGACTTCCACCACCGAGTTGAAGAACAGCGACTCGTGACCCTGCACGAACATCGTCCTCTGATTTCGGGTCTTGAAGATATCGGTGAGCCGCTCCTCCAGATTCCGAAGATCCACATTCTCCTGGTTGATCTTCAATCGCCGCTCGGCGTCAATGGACACCACGATGGTGCGGTTGGACACATCCTGGGGAGGGGGGTCCCCCGGAGGAGGCGGCTGGGGGATTTGAGCATCCAGCCCCCTGGGAATCAAGGGCGTGATTACCATAAAGATAATCAGCAGCACCAGCAACACGTCGATCAGCGGAGTTACGTTGATGTCGGCTTTAGGACCCGCATCGGCCCCAACTGACATTGCCATTTCCAAACCTCCCTTAGATACCCGGTACTTTCTTCTTGTCAACCTTGTCCGTCAGCAATCCGAGCGTATCCACGCCGGCGGACCGGACGGTATCCACCACGTCGACCACTCCTCCATACTTGGCCCGCCGGTCGCTCTTTACGTAGACGGTCTTGTCCACTTTGGCGGCCAGAAGATCCTGGATGCGTTCGGACAGTCGCTCCACCAGCAACTGGTCCGACCCCAGGTAAATCTTGCCGTCGCGGGACACCGCCACCACCACGGCGTCGTCCTGGTCGGCTTCCCGCATCTCCCGGGGATTGGTGGCCTTGGCCATGTCCACGCTCACTCCCTTCTGCAACATGGGGGTGATCACCATGAAGATAATGAGCAGCACCAGCATGATGTCCACCATGGGCGTGACATTGATGTCGGACACCGGGGCGTTTTTGTCCTTCTTGTCAACATCGACCGACATTGCCATCAGATTATCTCCGTTTCAGAAAGTAATCGATCAACTCAGAGGCAGAGTTGTCCATCTCGACGCCGAAGGCTTCCATCTTGCCATTGAAGTAATTGAACATCCAGATGGCGGGAATCGCCACAAAGAGCCCCAGCGCGGTTGCGATGAGCGCTTCGGAAATTCCGCCGGCCACCGCGGAAAGACCCGTGGTCTTGGCCGTGGACATCCCCTGGAAGGCGTTGATGATACCCACCACCGTGCCGAACAACCCCACGAAGGGAGCCGTGCTTCCGATGGTGGCCAGTCCGGGGACACCTCGCTTCAACTCGGCGTTGGTGATGGCGGTAGCTCGATCCAGGGCGCGCTTGGAAGCTTCAATGGTTTCCGTCGAAGTCGTGCTCCCCGACGATTGATACTCCTGCAATCCGGCGATCACCACTTTTGCCAGATGGCTCTTCTGGTTCTGCTCGGACACGTCGATGGCTTCGCCGATCTTGCCTTCCTGCAGACAGCCGGCAACCAGCGGAGCAAACTCGCGAGACTGCTTGCGGGCCGCGTTGAAGGCCAGATACCGGTCAATCATGACCCCGATCGACCAGGCCGACATGATGGCCAGAATGATCAGGGTCGCCTTGGCCGTCGGGCCGGAAGCGTTCCACATATCCATGAAGGAAAAGCCCACTTCACCCTGAAGCAGGGATACCGCCAACAAGTTCAAAGGAACGGACATCATGGGATTGCTACCTCCTCGGTTCTCTCAGAATTTGGATCTTGCCGATGGGCAAAGGTCACCCTCTCAAGTTGAAGTTCACCGTAATGCGGGTGATGACTTCAACCGGCACGCCATTCAGCACGGTCGGCTTGTAGCGCCACTGCTTGACAGCGTTCAGCGCCGACTGAATCAACAGCGGGTGTCCCTTGACAACCCGCAAATTTTCCACGGAACCCTGCTTGCTGATGATCGCCTCCAGAATGACCGTGCCCTGGATGCGAGCCTGCTTGGCCAGTGCCGGGTAGCGCGGGCGCACCTGACGGATCAGGTTGGCGCGTTGCACGTTGCCACCCACCCGAATGCGTTGGGGAGGTTTGGGCGGAGGCGGCGGGGGGGGCGGGGGCGGGGGCGCCAGAGAAGTTGGAGCGCCGCCGATTACACCACCGACCACGCCTCCAAGGACACCGCCCGGAACCCCTCCGGGAACTCCGCCGACCACACCCGCAACCATGGCTTCGGGAGCGGGTCCCTCATCCACGACCATGAGGATGTCCTGGGGAATTTCCACCGGAGCGGTGAAGTCGGTCGTCGGGGTTGTCCTGACGACTCGCCGGACGGCTTCCGAGGGCGGAGGCGGCGGGGGCGGCGGGGGCGGGGGTGGCGGGGGCGCCACCAGAAAAGTGAGCTGTGTACCGACCCCTCCCAGGGTTTCAGGAAAAAGCATCGGCAGGATGATCGCGAACACAATCAGCACCACGTGAAAAACCACCGAAACGGTGAGGACAACAGACTTTTTCTTGGTTGTGCCGGATTCCTGCGCATCGGTCAACTGTTCAAACATGGTTGAACCTCCCTTCCCAAGTCGAACCGGCGATGCCGGAAAACCTTTCCCGACTTGAGATCGACTTCCAACGACGAAGAAAGAGGATAATGCCTCCGCGTAACGATACCGCAATTGGGTGGATTGAAGTCAAGACTCTAACACAAAAAAACAGGCTGGTCCATTGCAACGAAATTCAAGCCCTGGCAGGCCGGGCCACCGCCTTTCTCCGGGTCCGAAAATCATACCAGATAACCAGCAGCTGACTGGCCACTCCGATGGAGGAATAGGTTCCCACGGCAACCCCGACCACCAGGCAGAAAGCGAAGCCGTTGATCACCTGGCCCCCGAAATAATAGAGCGAGAGCACGGTAAGAAAAGTGGAGCCTGAAGTCAACAGCGTGCGGCTCAGCGTCTGATTGATGCTCCGATTGACAATCGAGGAAATCGACTCGCGCCGGCGCAGCCTCAGATTCTCCCTGATTCTATCAAAGACCACAATGGTATCGTTCATGGAATAACCGACCAGGGTCAACAGGGCCGCTACCACCGGTATGGAAAGCTCGCGATCGGCAGCCGAAAAGAATCCCAGGGTGATGATGACGTCGTGGAAGACCGCCACAACGGCCGCCGCCCCGTAGACGGTGCCCTTGAACCTGAAGGCGATATAAACCAGCATTCCCAGCAAGGCATAGAGAGTGGCGTTGATGGCCTGGCGCTGCAGCCTGCGCCCCACCTTGGGACCGACGAACTCCGTCTGGAACACCGCGAAATCGCCCAGATAGGCCTGCTCCCGCACGGCGGCCAGCAAGGAGCGGCTCATTCCTTCCACCGATTCCAGATCCTGAAAGGCACTGATGATTCCCCCGTTCCGGGCCCGGTAGTCGGTCACTGCCCGCGCCAGTTCTCCGGGAGTCTTGAATGCCGGGCTCTCGTCGGACTCGAGCAGAGAGGTGAGCCCGGCAACACCGCTCAGGCGACCTTCCAGTTCATCGGGCGCCGCGTTGTTGAGGTCGATCTTGCCCTCCTGCCCCGCAGACGATCCAAACGTGCTTTGCAGCCCCTCGAGAATGAGCACCCGCCCGGCATCGGTGTCGGGCCCCACCTCGCCCTCTCGCTGACCCAGGCCGATGATGACCTCGTTCCTTTCCGGGACGTCGTAGCGCTGGATGGTGCTGCCGCTCAAGCCCTGTTCGGAGAGAGCCGACCGAATCCTGCCCAGGTCGGGGGAATCCTTGAACTTGACGTAGACGAGGGTGCCGCCGCGAAAATCGATTCCGTAGCGGGGGCCGCCCTTGAGATAGAGGGTGGTCAGGCTGGCCGCGATCAGCAGCACGGACAGGCTCAACCAGAGCCGTTTCCGACCGATCCAGTCAACGTTGACGTCTTTCAGCAACTGCATGGGTTACGTTTTCTCCCGGAGTCCGGGGGACTCGAACGCTATTGCCGTCTTTCCATTGGACACCCTGCTTCCCCTCAATGTTCCCGAAAGATTGGACCGGTGCCGTCTTCGTCGTCGCTCCTCCTCGCAATGAATGAGCATTGGCTCGTCCTCGCTCCTGGAATCCGACGCCGTTGCGCTCCGAAAGATGACAACCCTATTTCTGGGACAGAACACTAGATGCTGAGGCTCGCCCTCCGGCGGCGGCTCAGGATGAACTCGAAGATGAATCGAGAGACAAAGATCGCGGTAAACAGATTGGCCAGCAGGCCCCAGAAGAGGACCACGGCAAAGCCCTTCACCGGACCGGTCCCGAACAGGAACAGGAACAAGACGGCGACCACCGTGGTCACGTTGGCGTCCACGATGGTGAGGATGGCCTTGCTGAAGCCCGTGCCGACCGATGAGACCACGGTCTTTCCGGCCCACATCTCCTCCTTTATGCGCTCGAAGATCAGCACATTGGAGTCCACGGCCATGCCTATCAACAGCACCACTCCCGCGATTCCGGGGAGCGTCAGGGTGGCCGAGATGTAGACCATGGCCGCCAGCAGAATGACCAGGTTGAGGAGAAGCGCGTTAATGGCGATAAAACCGGAGAGGCGGTAGTAGGTCACCATGAACAGGGCCACCCCGAACAACCCGATCAGGGAGGCCATGATTCCCTGCCGAATGGAGTCGACCCCCAGGGAAGCGCCCACGGTGCGCTCCTCCATGTAGTCCATGGAGGCCGGCAGTGCGCCCGACCGCAGCACCAGCGCCAGGTCGTTGGCCTCCTGGCTGGTAAAACTCCCGGTGATCTCGCCCGAATCGCTGATTCTGTCCTGGATGACGGGCGCCGATTGCACCCGGCCGTCGAGCACGATCGCCAGATGCTTCCCGATGTTCTCGGAAGTAACTCTCTCGAAACGCCGGGCGCCGTCGTTGGTCAGACTGAAGCCCACCGCGGGGCGGCCGAACTGGTCGTTCTGGGGGCGGGCCATGCGCAGGTCTCTCCCGGTGATGGCCGCCGATCTGTTGGCGACATACCAGGACTGGGTGGCCTGGGAGCCGTCTCGGAACTGGGGAACCCCCTGAAGCAGCTCCTTGCCTGCGGGGATGACGCCGTTGTACTGCTCCAGGGCCGCGGCCCGCGAGGGATAAATGTCCTGCGGCTCCACGATCTTCAGCTCGAGCAGGGCGGTGGACTTGATGATTTCGCGCACCCGCACCGAGTCGTCCACCCCTGGAAGCTGAACCAGGATCTGATACTCGGTAACGGGGCCGTGGTTCTGGATGACCGGCTCGGTGACCCCCAACTCGTCCACCCGGTTGCGAATTCTCTGGATCGCTTCCTGCACGGCGCTTTGCCGGATCTGGCCCTCCACCTCCGGCCGCAGGCTCAGCAGGAAGGAATCGGACGAGCCGGCCAGATTGCTGCGTAGCCAGGCCGGATACCCCTCGTCAATCAAGGCTCGCCCATCGACCAGGCGATCCGGATCGAGCTCCAGAATATCGATATGGGTGGCGTCCCTGCGCCGGATCTCACCGAAAGAGATCTCCTGCTCGCGAAAGCTCCGCTTGATCCGCTCCACCGACTGGTCGGTCTCTATGGTGAGCGCGTCCCCGGTGTTGACCTGCAGAATCAGGTGCATCCCGCCCCGGAGATCGAGACCCAGTCGGATTCGGTCGCTCAGGTTCTGCAGCAGGGCCTCCCCGCTGCCGGGCAACCCGATAATGCCCACCACGCACAGCACGACCACGGTCAATATGGCAAAGAATCTCCACCGAAGCTTTCTGGGCATGATTTCCCGACCCGCGAAAGATTAACGAGCGAACGAAGGACGCTCACTCATCTTCCGTCTGTTTGGCGACAATGGCGTTTCTGGAGATTTCAATCTTGACCTGATCGGCGACGCGGAGGTGAACCCGGTCTTCCTTCATGCCGGCGACAATACCATAGATCCCACCCGAAGTAATGACCTTGTCGCCGTTTCGCAGGTTCTTCAACATCTCCTGCAGGGCCTTCTGCCGCTTTCGCTGGGGGCGAAAAACGATGAAGTAGAAAATGAGGAAAATGGCGACGATGGGCAGCAGCGCCCCAATGGTGCTCCCTTGCCCATTGGCGGCCAGAAGGGCCAAAGTTGACATGGATGCGACTCCAAAGGTTTCAGGGGATTTGCCGACTCGAGAAGGGTGACGTCAGTGGTGAAATCCGCCGGGCAGCCTGCGGTCGAAGGATCCCCGAACGGCTCCGCTCGGAAGCGTTCTCCAGCATGAACCGCGTTGCCGGGGACCGCGGGGCTTGTTCCGGGAGCCGACCCGTCAACCGGCACCTTTCCGGTCGGCACGTTCCAGCATGTACTCCCGCAGTCTGAAGGACGCGATAGCATCCCTGATCTCCCTCATGCTGTCAAGATAAAAGTAGAGGTTGTGGTAGGTGTTGAGCACTGCCGAGAGCGCCTCGTTGGACTGATACAGATGCCTGAGATAGGCTCGACTGTAGCGCTTGCAGACCATGCATCCGCAGCCCTCGTCGATGGGCCTCTCATCGGCCGCGTAGCGGGCGTGCTTGATCACCAGGTGGCCTCCCCGGGTGAACAGCCAGCCGTTGCGTCCATTGCGGGTGGGCAGCACGCAGTCGAACATGTCCACTCCCAGGGCCACGCATTCCACCAGGTCCCTTGGCGTGCCCACTCCCATGAGATAACGCGGCCTTCCTTCGGGCAGGTCCTCCGAGGACTGCTCCACCGCTTCCAGCATGGCTCCCCGGGGCTCTCCCACCGACAGCCCGCCCAAGGCAAATCCCGGGAAGTCCATCTCGACCAGCCGCCGGATGCACTCTCGCCGCAGTCCCAGGTGAGTCCCTCCCTGGCCGATACCGAACAGCCACTGGCCGTGGGGATGAGAGTCCTCCCGCGGCCGGCCCGCGGCCCGCTTGGACCGCTGCGCCCAGCGCAGGGTGCGTTCCATCGATTCCCGGGCCGCTTTTGCCTCCAGCGGATAGGCGGGGCATTCGTCGAATGCCATCATGATGTCGGCTCCCAGAACCCTCTGGATCTCCACCGACTTCTCCGGGGAGACGAAATGAGCCGAACCATCCAGATGGGAGCGAAAGGAAACCCCCTCTTCTTCAATGGTGCGCAGGCGGCTTTGGCT encodes the following:
- the tatA gene encoding twin-arginine translocase TatA/TatE family subunit is translated as MVLGIGIPTMGLAEWVIILVIVFLLFGAKRLPEIGKGIGEGIKNFRGAMKKDEDKDLQKPTEKEAS
- a CDS encoding biopolymer transporter ExbD, which encodes MAMSVDVDKKDKNAPVSDINVTPMVDIMLVLLIIFMVITPMLQKGVSVDMAKATNPREMREADQDDAVVVAVSRDGKIYLGSDQLLVERLSERIQDLLAAKVDKTVYVKSDRRAKYGGVVDVVDTVRSAGVDTLGLLTDKVDKKKVPGI
- a CDS encoding BrxA/BrxB family bacilliredoxin codes for the protein MRYPEEFIGPMREELTRLGVHETRSPEEVDELLRNEDGTVMMVINSMCGCAAGRARPGIALALKHAVVPAKVATVFAGGDLEATARVREYLQEYPPSSPSVALFRQGQPVFMLHRHQIEYRDASEIADTLTTAFDRYCQGSGD
- the secD gene encoding protein translocase subunit SecD; this encodes MPRKLRWRFFAILTVVVLCVVGIIGLPGSGEALLQNLSDRIRLGLDLRGGMHLILQVNTGDALTIETDQSVERIKRSFREQEISFGEIRRRDATHIDILELDPDRLVDGRALIDEGYPAWLRSNLAGSSDSFLLSLRPEVEGQIRQSAVQEAIQRIRNRVDELGVTEPVIQNHGPVTEYQILVQLPGVDDSVRVREIIKSTALLELKIVEPQDIYPSRAAALEQYNGVIPAGKELLQGVPQFRDGSQATQSWYVANRSAAITGRDLRMARPQNDQFGRPAVGFSLTNDGARRFERVTSENIGKHLAIVLDGRVQSAPVIQDRISDSGEITGSFTSQEANDLALVLRSGALPASMDYMEERTVGASLGVDSIRQGIMASLIGLFGVALFMVTYYRLSGFIAINALLLNLVILLAAMVYISATLTLPGIAGVVLLIGMAVDSNVLIFERIKEEMWAGKTVVSSVGTGFSKAILTIVDANVTTVVAVLFLFLFGTGPVKGFAVVLFWGLLANLFTAIFVSRFIFEFILSRRRRASLSI
- a CDS encoding biopolymer transporter ExbD; translation: MAMSVGADAGPKADINVTPLIDVLLVLLIIFMVITPLIPRGLDAQIPQPPPPGDPPPQDVSNRTIVVSIDAERRLKINQENVDLRNLEERLTDIFKTRNQRTMFVQGHESLFFNSVVEVIDIAHNAGVDKIGLITEKIQSGQ
- the yajC gene encoding preprotein translocase subunit YajC; protein product: MSTLALLAANGQGSTIGALLPIVAIFLIFYFIVFRPQRKRQKALQEMLKNLRNGDKVITSGGIYGIVAGMKEDRVHLRVADQVKIEISRNAIVAKQTEDE
- the secF gene encoding protein translocase subunit SecF; its protein translation is MQLLKDVNVDWIGRKRLWLSLSVLLIAASLTTLYLKGGPRYGIDFRGGTLVYVKFKDSPDLGRIRSALSEQGLSGSTIQRYDVPERNEVIIGLGQREGEVGPDTDAGRVLILEGLQSTFGSSAGQEGKIDLNNAAPDELEGRLSGVAGLTSLLESDESPAFKTPGELARAVTDYRARNGGIISAFQDLESVEGMSRSLLAAVREQAYLGDFAVFQTEFVGPKVGRRLQRQAINATLYALLGMLVYIAFRFKGTVYGAAAVVAVFHDVIITLGFFSAADRELSIPVVAALLTLVGYSMNDTIVVFDRIRENLRLRRRESISSIVNRSINQTLSRTLLTSGSTFLTVLSLYYFGGQVINGFAFCLVVGVAVGTYSSIGVASQLLVIWYDFRTRRKAVARPARA
- the tgt gene encoding tRNA guanosine(34) transglycosylase Tgt: MEFKLLARDSSTRARLGKIVTDHGEIHTPVFMPVGTAGTVKAITQDQLEELGAEVVLGNTYHLYLRPGHELIGRLGGLHRFMSWNRPLLTDSGGFQIFSQSRLRTIEEEGVSFRSHLDGSAHFVSPEKSVEIQRVLGADIMMAFDECPAYPLEAKAARESMERTLRWAQRSKRAAGRPREDSHPHGQWLFGIGQGGTHLGLRRECIRRLVEMDFPGFALGGLSVGEPRGAMLEAVEQSSEDLPEGRPRYLMGVGTPRDLVECVALGVDMFDCVLPTRNGRNGWLFTRGGHLVIKHARYAADERPIDEGCGCMVCKRYSRAYLRHLYQSNEALSAVLNTYHNLYFYLDSMREIRDAIASFRLREYMLERADRKGAG
- a CDS encoding RpiB/LacA/LacB family sugar-phosphate isomerase — protein: MKRTFLTEKELRNIAPGSPCYVVKGTCLTPLALEFAAQRGNTIIECDTPEEIQRLKAFDKRLALGAAASQRELGQKIRSLLQENGYLVCECVANNSQDEPGNVLGVAQMVQSGQVCSGIWLDEDGIGSTILANKCPGIRAVHCCDRQTARVSRERHGANLLVLADPGLNVDLAAMVVTTWLSAASTRARHSPEILLLEEVERKYLRETIVAVPGDCSCAL
- a CDS encoding ATP-dependent Clp protease adaptor ClpS, whose protein sequence is MKRNPKAAVVAEPETEQRAGSERAGLYQVILLDDDDHSYNYVIEMLQRIFYFSVRQALQHAREVDLTGRTVLITCGRQEAEYSRDQIQAWGPDPLIPRCRGSMSALVEPATGA
- a CDS encoding MotA/TolQ/ExbB proton channel family protein, with translation MSVPLNLLAVSLLQGEVGFSFMDMWNASGPTAKATLIILAIMSAWSIGVMIDRYLAFNAARKQSREFAPLVAGCLQEGKIGEAIDVSEQNQKSHLAKVVIAGLQEYQSSGSTTSTETIEASKRALDRATAITNAELKRGVPGLATIGSTAPFVGLFGTVVGIINAFQGMSTAKTTGLSAVAGGISEALIATALGLFVAIPAIWMFNYFNGKMEAFGVEMDNSASELIDYFLKRR
- the hpt gene encoding hypoxanthine phosphoribosyltransferase; this encodes MVPLIAEKTIREKVEELGRRISEDYRGTHLHLVSLLKGAWVFTADLARQLRLETSIDFMEVSSYAAAARSSGRIKIVQDLQASVRGLHVLVVEDICDTGLTLSRICREIRGREPESLKVVSLLNKPSGRVESVGLDYVGFEIPDKFVVGYGLDYRQRYRNLPSISAITPHETDLPDRKGT
- a CDS encoding energy transducer TonB; this encodes MFEQLTDAQESGTTKKKSVVLTVSVVFHVVLIVFAIILPMLFPETLGGVGTQLTFLVAPPPPPPPPPPPPPPSEAVRRVVRTTPTTDFTAPVEIPQDILMVVDEGPAPEAMVAGVVGGVPGGVPGGVLGGVVGGVIGGAPTSLAPPPPPPPPPPPKPPQRIRVGGNVQRANLIRQVRPRYPALAKQARIQGTVILEAIISKQGSVENLRVVKGHPLLIQSALNAVKQWRYKPTVLNGVPVEVITRITVNFNLRG